The Macrobrachium rosenbergii isolate ZJJX-2024 chromosome 28, ASM4041242v1, whole genome shotgun sequence genome includes the window TAAACTTGAGGATTGTAGAAGGCATTCTCCTCTCAATAACAGCCTTAAGGTGATCTTTTAAACACTCAATAATATTTGGACTTCTACAAATATCACTCCACCTGAGCTCAGTGATATCACAGTGAGTACCATCCCAATTGGCCTGGGATTTCCAGTATACTTTTCTTGAAAAGCTAATGTCTGGAACAACCtgatagataataaatagcaaagtcCAAACTCTCCTGCAAGAAAATTCAGTTTGCTGAAGGAGTCCTGGAAGAAAAGCATTTAAGATGCTATCAAAACTATTGCCAATTTTTATGATGAAGTTTAGCAGAGTGATATGAAAGGAATGTTTAAAATAGGTCTTGCCTCCAATTTGTGCAGATTTCATGGTGTTACAGAGATGACGTTGATGAAGCTAGGAAGGCTGTAGTTAATAATGGCCATCAGCTTGGTTAGACGTTCATAAAAAAGAAGTTGAGTTACTTGACTCCCATAGTGAAGAGTTGATCAGTGAAAATCTAATGGGATTGAAGGGGCAGATGAGTGCACTTGAAGAAGAAGGCCAGAACCTAAAAACCCAGGATCAAAATCTATGTGATGAAAGAGGTAGATGATGCTTCTCATCTTATTGAAACAGAAGTGGAAATTGAGGAGGATCCAAATGCAAAGAGGTTCACCAAATCTTACCGTACAGTTACCATAGGCCTGAGCTCACGCAAGGGCACTTTTGAAGAGAAAAAGGGTCTGTACCAATTACCCTGGATTCCAACTTCAAGAAAATGACTGGTAGAACACTACCACTCTCTAGAAGTAGAGTTAAACCTAGACTCTCCAGTAGGAGAATCTAACCTTGACTCTACAACAAGCAAAATTAAATCCTGACTCCCACACCAGGTCTGTGATCTTCACCAATGTTACactattataatttattttaaatattacaataCACTTCTTGAAcgcctgaattcgcccttaatcccactagcccgaacaactctcagttacccatcccactagtgggaattttaacagccagcgttaccagtgctgcaggtaaaatcttgtcacttgagccaccataacaaacggttgataatgctgacacaggtgtgccCCGACACGCcgcattttcgtcaattgctttttgttcacgctgctggaaggttgtttccttcggcagtgcgaggttttaatgcTATTGCCCGACTTCCCTTTTATTTTGgacttctggtgaagacctggattgtatttaatggtttttctccaggattttctggatatcttcgacgtggaacgtcttttggatatgtttcaggattatcgAGGGGTGGGGGGTCGGATTCGGTCTACCTTTTGTCCCTTAGTTCTAAGctttcttctgggttatctgtcgcttcatctcctgctcccacattctctgttgctactttttcagtctcctcttccgtctcttcttcttctgcttcggTCTTTCCTACGGCTTCCGcatcttccattttccctccTTCAACTCTTGGCTTTTCCTCTTCTCGGGTAACCTTTTTTATgtgtctgctattcctctgtcACCTGCCCTTCCTTCCTTAGTACAGTCaggttatctgtcgcttcatctcctgctcccacattctttGCTGCTccttttttcagtctcctcttcggcctCTTCTTCTGCTCtggtctttcctgcggcttccgcatcttccgttttccctccttcttcaacttttggctttcctcttctcaggtaactttttttatgcGTCTGTCTCCCACCTtcccttcctcagtacagtcttctctgGTAGGAGGAGCTTCTGGACAGGTGAAAACACAGTTTCAGCAGAATTTGGCCTCAGGCatttcatgttccatcccttcgggtatgcgcaaccccttgcaGAACTTACCTTCgaggcttgcggttctccatgacccccgccacccgttagggctggttctggaacaggcggggtggggtgggggccggctgaaaaagaacgattagaatCAACcatgctactactaccactatccCTATTCTGAGTTAACTTACTCATCATGCTAGAAAATAGGCCAGACATAGTAGATGATAAACTgtcctctaacttcttgaataactctGAATCTAACGCATCCTTATCTACTGTTTGTAACCCTACAGTTGGTCCTGACCTGTGCTTATCCTTTGAGGCTAAGGATTTTCTGTGTTTCATaaggtactcatcctacgcttgcaggacatGCAGGACCGATGAGcggcagcatctccagcagtagaaggcttGGTCGTCGAAGCTGCAGACAAAGTAGAAGCAGCGTCTTCTTGTCTGACTTATCCATAAcgagtccaaagtaccgatccaaagtcaaaaccgggagagaagttccaaatccagtcaAAAACCATAAATCCAGAAGAAAAGgtgttgaaaacagtccaaagtCGTGATCTGATACCCAAATTCTTTAATGGGGGttgggctaaatgaccaaaagttcgcctgatgcgGGACATGTCCACACACATGGCAAACTAATAACAATTGGGGATGTCGGCCTCTTTCGGctggtatttgcagcagcgttgtcaatggtacctcaggtaactcatttgacaagatttttcctgtagtgTTGGTAACGCtaacagttaattacccactttgtgggtaaaattatggggatatagttcaggctggtcagtgaccagggctaattcaggtgttcaggttagtagtacaatattagttttattatgaaaagttcatatcttccatatttatttttcattgtgttatAGCCTATCATAATACTTTCtatggaaacatttttatattaataattacatgACTGTTTTTTGGTAAGtaaatctatataatttatatgatggTCTGTTGTGTAGTCTTGAGACCAAGTTTGCATGTAGTACAgttgtctcttctttctgcaaACCTGCAGTTAccgtaattattattttcattattattaaaggaataattgttattttttgaagATGATCTAGTGTACTGTATTTGGAAATGTTTCTTAAGTGTTTTATTAAGACAGGCATAAGGCTAAGTAACTTTATGTACAAACCATATAGGTCTGTTCCAACTGCCATACAAATTTGACCTGAAGACTATTTTatggaataattataaaaattgctTTTAAGATGTCTATAATTTTAAAGCAGTTACTGATATTACTACCACTATAAATATCATCTTTGTTATCACTGTAACTGTTgtcatcataatttttaaaaacttctttgaaGCCTTTGATTTATATGTGGTCAGCAGAAGATACtaagataaattaaaatacattttattgaaaaagtaCCATTCAAATATACTTATGGCACCTTTTCCCCATTGATAGTAGACAGTCTGCACTAAACTAAAGCTCAGTAGACTTGAAACCTTGTATGTAGCAGTATTAAGGGGCATCAGCCCATGGTCAGACTGCTCCAACTTTAGAAGCCTGTCTCAGAACGTagattactgtatataacttCAAACTAATACTTCGTGATCATTTTTATCAAAGTTCGTTAATATTTCACACATTTTAGGCCCTTAATCTGTCAAAATAGCATTAtgtgttgttcttttttttatggtaacacCATAATCATTCACACTAATACATTCAAGGGGGATGTTTGTATCCAAAGTACAAAAAAGACTAGTAACTAGGGTAGCCTAGATTGTGCTACTTCTAGGCTATCCGAAAATTCTACCATAACCCTGGCTAgcttaagaaaatatatacaaacttaaaaaattgcaaagaatCCAAAAACATAAGAATTATTCATGTTGTATTTTCATAGTAAATGTATACTAAACACACTCCAGCCAAAAATATGACACTAACAAGCAAAATATGTTACTCAAGAACTTTGTCATAGTAGTTTAGCCTTCTGAAACTATGTATTCCTGATCAAGCAATTACAGGTACTTTATCAAACATAAGAAATCTAAAGgtactgtattatatgtattgtatgtatctatacagtataatgaatgaGATATGTGTGCAAgtgtaacaataaaataaattactgactaGATTGCATGAAATGTTGAACAGTAATGCACACACAAGGTTCTAGGACATTTCATGTATGATGTGGAATCAAACATAAGAACACTCAAGAGTATCAGAATTATTTTGGATATATAGTAATAAAAGGCACATCTAGTCTGAGAAGATCTGATtgtaaagaatgataaaattatgaaaaacgaTACAGTATTCACAACGAGGTACTTGGGCATTGGTGCCAGAGATTAATACTAAGATTTAGGATAAGTAATTTAGTAAGTCAGTTTTTGCCCAGCAGTTTAAGATGCTAATTGGTTGCTGAAGTCTAAAAATTTCTTTGGAAATGACAGGTCTCGAAAAATGTTGAACAAGACTTATTATACTaatcttttttgtaatttaagaAGAGATAGACTTGGTATGTTTTACAAAAGTGGATATGTAATAAGAAATGATGCCTGAGACTATCTTGGTAAAAGGTTATATTGTAGATTAACTGTCATCCTTCTAGTCTTTAGTTTTTAACCACATCTCCCTAATTTGCATCAGGCACTAATTTTAGCTAAAAAATTTAGCAATCACAGGTCTGTAATCAGTTATTGGAATTGATGCAAAGGGAGTATCATCATCTACATAAGCAATAAGTTTATTATCAATGCCAAACAACTTATGCACATACAATACAGAAATACAGTAATAGGCTGTAAACACAACCCTGAGGAATGCCAGAGATTAAGAATCATTAATAATACAAAGATTTTGTTTAACTGTATATGTCATAAGTTGGAAAACAAGGGACTCATGATTAACTCGAAAGCAGTGCTAAAATCTAGTACAACCATACAAACATGGCCAGAATATAGGGATTTCTGTATAACACAGGGAATTGAAAGAAGAGCTTCACAAGCATCAGGCCCTTGCTAAAGTCAAATGTAAATTAAGGAGATGATTACTTTCAGCCTAGGCTTTTTAACATTTTGCTAACACATTAAAAACTTAATGATATTATGGAAGATACAGAAGCTGGGCAGTAATCAGCATGACTAGAGCTCCCACTCCAACATTAAGCTAATGGAGTAACTCTATCAATTCACTAACTCATGCAAAACGAATCGCAATTTGGTAGCTTCTGAAGAATAAAACAGCTTAAGAGCTAAGGTACCGGTGATTGAAGTGAAAATACTCAAGATGTAATTACCATGCGACGTAGTTACTACCATGAAATTGCAGGTAACTTTTTAGAGGGATATGGTAACTGTTCATCAGATGGTCATTCAAAGAGTCTTTATATTTCCATCCTTGGTGGATTGGTTTATCCGAGATTTTTGTAAGCCTACTACTATCTCTTGTGGTAATAGATGGCCTAAAGGGATCTGGACGTAGTTGCTTTCTTCATGTTAGAGAGAAacctaaataaatttttcattttttgcatgtGTTCATCTTTTAGCACatcttacagtttttatttttgtgactttgAAAAGTTTGGATGGTGGATTTGGAATCCTTAGTGGGATTTTGATTCATTTCAATTTATTGTTGTTATGTAGTTCAGATGTTACATATTGTTGTTATATACTTCAGATCAGTTTGAAAATGCATGGCAACATAGTAATGTAAGGCAGAATTTTAGAGATTTTTGGtattaataaaaggaatttaataatcatataactgtacatactgtacataacaaaCAGACAGAATAAAAACAGTATCTAATCAAAGGAACAAACCATCACCTTTAAAAAGCTGTTACTCTAGTACTTGAAGGGTAAGCAGTGTAAATATTTGTACAAGAAAGCACTTGTAATTTCAAGTGATTGAGGAAAGCTCCACAATTGAAATATACTTCAGCTTCTTCATTCTCCAGTCAGTTCAAAATCTTCAGTCTAGAGTGATATTATATTCTAGATTTGCTGATAACAGTAAATTTCcatcttgttttttttagaatggcactttttacatttgtttatccTGTCTTCCTTGAGGCAAATGGTTTGAGTTTGTGATTACATCAGGATTACTGTATGTGGTACCTGACATTTTAACTTTGGGTTCCCCTCTGCTGATGATACTGCATAGTAGGAtgagaaattttatattgttttctgcTCAACTTCTTCCTTGCTGATCATACCGCATTGTAGtaaaaatttatagattttattgtaTTCGTGTATTTTGTGCACTAGTTTCATggtagcttagtagcagagtgCCTGGAACCTGGCTTCCTTCAATAGTTACTGTTTTCCATAAAATCCATTCTTATTGGTCAGCTTGATAATCTGTACAGGCATTCCTTGCTTATTGGTGGCGTAGGTTAGCAGCATTCCAGTTTTACAGCGCTTAGCTAACGacatcgttaaccagattttcagcatCGGAAAGCCGTTTATCGGCGTCTGTAAGTGGTCTATAAGTGCTGATAAGCAGTTAACTGCGCCcataagtggtttattggcgctTAAGATATcataaacgccatttattaccataactattggcaatttttggttagTGGAGCTCGGCCGGGAACAGAACTCTCGCCGTTAATGTGGGACTTCCTGTAATTAATAAAAGcacatatattaaaatttaatgcaGTTAAACTGTTTGGTACCCGTACTCTCGTTGCACTCTGAGAAGATACAGTGTAGTTTCTACATTCATTTCAGGTGTTGATTAGCAATAATGCTTTGACTTTGCTTAGTGcccattattcatttgttttagaaTCAAGTTCCATTGCTGTATTTCGTTTTCAGAGTATTTGAGTGTGTCCTTTTTACCATAGAAAAGGTTACAGAACAAGAGGGGCAAGGCTGAAAAAGCATTTGTTGTTGTTGGGAGGAAATACTCCCCATTTTACACCATTTAATCTTTtagtttcttccttccttcttgctTCCCCACTCTTGAACCTCTCCCTGCTCCTTCCACACATATACCTTTAGCTGAGTTCAAGTGGTTACTTGTGGGAATGTGGGTGATCAGCACTCAGTACTTTCTAGTGATAAGTTGGGTACAAGTTCTGGTGAGACCTTGACACATGTTTGTGGCAAGATGTGCCTTGCCACCTCCCACCCCACCATATCAGCTGCTCAGGGATGATGACTTTGATCAAGTATTTGTGGAAGATGTGACCCTACTGCAGTTTTCTGATGATCCCATATTTTGATACATTTGTGGGTGACATAGACTTGTCCAAGTCTGCGGGATCACCATGTGCCATTGCTGCAGCCACTAAGAAACTCctccgtaggggggcagtgccatcaatgtacctcacatggtgcaatgtagcagtacttaaggttctttgcagcatccctttggtccctagctgcaatccctttcattccttttactatacctctgttcatatctctttcttccatcttaatttctgCCCTGTcgtaacagttgtttcaacattattgtcAGTGCTGAAAgacataggccccagcgcttggcctttggcctaaattttatatttcagttctagTTCCACTAAGAAACTCAACCCTGTCGAGCCTCTGGTAGTGATCATCTTACCCATGGAAGTTGCCCCCAAGGCATTAACCATGGCTGGTGCTCCTTCAGCATCTGCTTTCCTCGCATCAACCAAAGTGGCACCATTTGAGGAGAATATAGCACATGTAAGGAGTAAGGTGAAGAATGGCAGCTTTGGAAATGCCTTCTAACACCCCTGGAACAATCTGGACATCTATACTTTTCCTCTGTTCAGTTTGATATGCCGAGTGATCAACTGAGTGTTGATCACACAGAATGAGCCTGGTAGCTCCACTTTGGCCCTATACAAAGTGGTTTCCTGATATGTTGGCTGTCTTAGTATAGGTGCTCAGAGAGATTTCCATGTAGCCTACCCTCCTTTGTTAGCCATGCATTCTGAGGAGGCATCTGTTGGTATAAATCTTCCAGCTATATGTTTAGAGGTCATCCAGCAGAAGGTGGCTTTTTTGCAGGACTGCACAGGAGATGTTTGGGTACCTGAGAAGATCCATGTCTAATGTGTCCAAGGGAAAGTGGGTGCCTCTGCAGTGAAAAGCTCTTGCTCTGCCTTAAGCCAAGTCTCCAGACTGGAGGGCATAGATCTCTTTGGTTCATTGTAGTTATCCATGCTTAGACCTCCAGAGGTGGATGTGACTCTTGTCCTGACAAGAGATACGAGAGTTTTTCGGTTCCATTTCTCCAGGATTTTGTTTGTGGTGACCCAGGTAAAATGCTTTCATACCCAGTGCAAGGCATGAGGTATGACATATACCTGACCTTTAGGCCCAAGTCTCAGTGACTGATAGTACTGGCAAGCACAAAAAGGAGGTGACCAGGAACAGCCAGTCTTTCTGGCTTCAAGTTGTAATCAAATGATCTTGTAACTAGCTGGCATTAAACTGCCCCTTGCATTTTGGAATAACTTTTTGGTAACACATGCAATGAGGGCAGGTGTTTTGAGACATCAGACCAACTTTGCTTGTATACCGTTGGAATGTCACCCACAAGTCCTTAGATACTTTATCCTTgtgacctgtggtggctgctcagcagaATGTGTAGTCACCCAAAATCCTTTTGAACCAAAAAGTATCCCTCTTAGGGTACTCGGAGGTCATAAGGCTAATGTTGATTGGTACAGTGACCAGATACTCTCTTCATTCTTCTGTATTTCCTCcctctgcaaggcagcagcttggGCAGAGTATGTGCTAAAAGGACCAGAAGCAGGTGAGCAACACAATTAAACATTCAGTCTTAAAGCTTCAACATATAAGTTGAAACTTTTTCGACTCCCTTTCTTGATGTGATCTGGCAACATTGATATCTCCAGCTTcagggaccaaaaaaaaaaaaaaaaaatcagtattagcAGCTGTTGAGTCTAATCTCTGAGCAGCTGTCAGCCTTGGAGTTTTGATAACATGGCATCCAGGTGCATTGAATTTCATTcttgttgtttttcattcattcagataCTTGGCACAGCAGATGCTCTTGAGAACAATGCTTTTGAACGACTATGAAATGATGAGAGTGGGATATTGCCCAACGAAGACTTTCCTCATTCtctttaaatttcaaatattgtATTATATGAATTGCTGATATATTGTCATCCAAGTACTGGAGTACTGCAGTAGTTTTCTTAAGGCAAAGATTGTAATTGTATTAAGTTTTTAAATccctgtatttttctttattgataagTCAAACTAGTTTACTGTACTCCATTTTTTTGGCTATTCAGAAGActtcaaacataaaaatgtgtacCTTTCTTGAGTAGTATTGGTGTAAAGGTTATCTTAATCTTTGGTCATTAGTTGGCTTCAAAGCTTTGGTTCTTTATTCTTCAGATCATCTTTTTAGTTATCCTAATTTAATCATAACAACACTAACATTTAAACTAAGGGGACATTGGAAGCTGGGATCAGCACTACTAATAGTAATGGTGACAACACTACTTTGTACCAGGTACCAGTTCCTCATATGTTTCAAGAAGGAAGGTTGTTACCCTCAGCTCCAGTGATGCCATCCAGTTCACATTCAAAAATCCATCCTACATCAGGGACAAGCCATCCAGTGACTTCTAGTGCAATTTTGCTGTCCATGCCATCTATTCTTGTAACCAACCCACAGAGTCtgacaaattgttttaatgaCCTAGTCAAAGTAGTTCATAAGTATCATCCAGACGTCATAGTTGTAAGTGAAACTTGGTTTTCAGAAAGGAAACCGGCTCATCAGTTTTGCTTAGATGGCTATGCAATGTTTAATGACGATCGAGAGGGACGAGGTGGTGGAGTAGCTGTATACGTTAAAAATACATTGAATCCCTTTGAAGCCAGACTTAAAGCTCCTCCTGAATTGGAATGTGTGTGGGTTGTTGTGGGCCAAAAACTGGTTGTATGTGGTTTGTATCATCCACCCAGAGCTCCTACTGGACCATTGTTAATGGATCAGATTGTCAATTCTGTCCTTGATATCAGGTTTAGGAATCCTGGTTTGGCAGTAGCTGTTGCTGGAGACTTCAACAATCTTCACCAGGATCGGATATGTTCAGGGCTAGAGATGACAAACCTTGTTCAAGAACCCACTCACATGAATTCTATTATTGACTTAGTTTTGACTGACCGACCAGAAGCTTTTCAAAAGCCAATACTTTTACCACCGTTAGGACAAAGTCGCCACCATTGTGTACTAGTTCAGCCAAAATATGGGAACTCTGGTAATTGAGTGACTTCACTTTATAGTATTAGATATTCTCTGTGTAACTCACCCCCATCAGTTCACAAGGCCTAATCCTGCTGTCAGCAGCTCTGCAGGCTTGCACAGAAGGAAGGAGAATGCCCACTTGGCCAGGTATCCCTCTGGGCAGCACCTCAAGATGGTAATAATGGTACCTAAGTTGTTTCTGTAGGGTTCTCTTCGCTAGTAGGCTGTCCTTCTCCTCTTTATCAACCTTCAAGGTAACTCTGGtaactcctctctttttcttgcttttgctgATGTGCCTTGGGGACCTTTGTAGGAGTGTCATGCCCTCTTCCTTAGGGTGCATCAGTTCTACTGCATATACATTCTTTGACATTTCTTTGGTCCTTTGATGGTAGAAAACTCAAGCAAGCAATCacctattgttattatatttatgtatggcaCAGGACtttgaatgtatttataaaagtagatacttttaattttgtgttgaccagaaaaaaacagaaaaaatgcaagaggTAATATAGATTAatcacttagtaaaaaaaaattataaggaagTAAAGATgcatgcatgattttttttttttataacaggaaGTCCTTTCCACCTAAATACCCACTCGGGCATACTTAAACTAATTGAGTTTGATTCAGTAGTTTTGGTTTTTAgggataaaatattttgtaatacaaaCCCATcagttaaaatagtaaaaaaaaaaaaagtggccacCTGCTGACCTACATCTCTCAAAAGCAAGACTGGAAGAACAGGGAGTGATATACCTACCCTTACTGCCAGCAGAGGCACCACCCAGAGGGATACCTTGTCAAATGAGGGTTCTGTGGCTTCTTCCATTTTTGTGTATCCAGGGAACTAATGTCTGCACGATTAAGTTTATATAAGCTGTTGACTGCATTAgaatcttaaaattatattatttttcatcctaAGTGTTATGTTtcaaatttaaagttttatgCACTAGATAGGTAGTGCATGGCTTATATGTAGTTATTTCTGAGTTGAATGTAGGAAGTCATTCTGAAGGCAAATTCTGCAATTGTTACTTGCATATAAAGGCAAATGAGTGATGAAAGGACTTGCAAAGATAaaggcaaaaatgataaaagaaattatagatGGGAAAGATTTGGAAGTTGTGAAAATTATGTGAGGGTTAGATGTTAAATACAATagaaaattgtataataataggTGAAATAGATTTCTTATGGGAATATGAATGTAAATCCATTGAAACTCTTTTCTGTTTTGTAGTCATGGTGTAAACTGGAGCGCAGTCGATTCCCAAACATTaatctaaaaagagaaaaaaatggctATGAACAGGATTAAATAGTATGCATCATAAGGTGCGCAAAGCAATATTGTAGCACTATACAATGTTGAAACTTATTCACTTTAAGTTTACAGTCAAGTTAAGAATTGTGGAAACACTCAACACTTGGAAGTTAGATTTGTGCACATTTGACTGTAAAAATAATGACCAGAGGGTGTTAGTGAACTGTTGAATCTGACTGCAGAAACTTAAGTGTGGAAGTGTTATGCAACACTTTACTCACATCTTTTTAgtcttcattttaatattcattttgattttacattattaaGAGACTAGAATGTTTAGTGggaatgattttatattatatgaattatttatattgacaagtttttatttcaaatttttaacttgtaacattttaatttttcctttaaagtttAACATTTTGccatagtcatttttttttttttttaccacagaaccCAGTTACAGGTAACCCCCACAAACTTCCTGTAGTTACACCTCTTCTTGGTATTTGCGCCTTTATCACaaataatttttagaattatGTAGAAGCTATATACAAGCATGAACATTTTCAAAGCATGTCATGTACTTTTATGTGATagttatataaattattgaaGGAGTTTAAGTACATAATGTTAACTATATAATGTTCACATAGTAGAGAGGGAGTAAGTAGAAGTAGGATACTGTACTTTATTGACAGATTTTAAAAGTATGATTTGTTGACGTCTGTATTGTTTTAAATGTTCGTAATAAGGAAAAAGTATCAAAAggtttttataatcttttatatttttcttagttttatttttacatttaaaacattGTATTGTTGAAtatagaagaaatatattttttatttatggactGGGAAATATGCAGTTTTATCTTGCCTCTTTTCTTTGAAGACACAACTGTATAGAAATGTTGTAGATAATGTAAATTTGTTTAGAGGTGTTGCACGTAATGTTTAGAGTTTTGTAAAGGAAATTAGtttgttgttaatttattttgagatatctcaattttagatatttttaaattaatctaaaatgttagaatttaacttttttatctgAAGTTGTTTTAATATTCTAGTTATTCTTTTTTCAGATGAAGGTTTTGACAGTAATTCTTTTGCTTCCAATATATCCAGACAAAgaacaaatgtttatttaatttacattgtATAGTTGAAGAGACCAAACTCGTCgtcatagataaaataaaatgaaaaaattgttaggtttTGCTTATACAAACCATTTCCTTAGTCTTATTCTCGGCATCAAAGTGGACAActatgtatacaggcagtccccggttaatggcagacttggttaacggcgatccgattttatggcgcttgtctagcgacgaaaatcaccgatttccgcttatcggtgccgatactttggtattggcgccaatacatatctaacagaggtgccgataaccgaaaatcgctgatttttggttagaggcgattttcagttatcatcataccctcagaaacagaaccccgccgataaccagggactgtctgTACATGCATTGAAGAAAAACTAGCATAATCCCATTAACTTGGGTGGAAAGATCTCGATTCAGGATATGCTGTTGTATATGAAGATACCACATACTCAGC containing:
- the Ist1 gene encoding IST1 homolog isoform X1, whose translation is MFASGPNYNKLKTNLRLAINRLKLLEKKKTELAQKARKEIADYITTGKTERAKIRVEHIIREDYLVEAMEVTEMYCDLLLARYGLIQQMKDLDEGLAEAISSLIWAAPRLQTDVAELKIVADQLALKYGKPYAQACREQQVATISERLIHKLGVQAPPKILVEKYLVEIAKNYNIEYEPDPQIMREADWGQDPLISLDEKNNLGNGGGASGGGGGMNIPPTGFVGYPPQPMGPQPFVYPGSVPVPHMFQEGRLLPSAPVMPSSSHSKIHPTSGTSHPVTSSAILLSMPSILVTNPQSLTNCFNDLVKVVHKYHPDVIVVSETWFSERKPAHQFCLDGYAMFNDDREGRGGGVAVYVKNTLNPFEARLKAPPELECVWVVVGQKLVVCGLYHPPRAPTGPLLMDQIVNSVLDIRFRNPGLAVAVAGDFNNLHQDRICSGLEMTNLVQEPTHMNSIIDLVLTDRPEAFQKPILLPPLGQSRHHCVLVQPKYGNSGN